A single genomic interval of Salvia miltiorrhiza cultivar Shanhuang (shh) unplaced genomic scaffold, IMPLAD_Smil_shh original_scaffold_266, whole genome shotgun sequence harbors:
- the LOC131003739 gene encoding protein WEAK CHLOROPLAST MOVEMENT UNDER BLUE LIGHT 1-like has product MEGAINSDDDDSPYASVDDNASTTNVSSPGSRTSPLAADEENRPAAIFSSSEGRAAFARAVASLEDENKSDVAAASGSEDRASPAVAAASLEDENTNISGVGDRASPAPAVEDEKTDASSAAVPSREDGAYPALAVKSLEDENTPPAAVSPTEDRASPAPLKSLEDDHNTAAAAAAEDKASPVEDQKRSSDVVSTAEDTAPSTHSNESDPTAKGKASPAVALMSSEDENKSATAVSVSTAEQSSNSQSEAPKSADVSPSAEKDAPPQNLGAPIDSILMVPEDGDPPGGGGANHYSYATYGESKSSSALEVKTSRNDVSNGHTLGDDKAEGKIVARPTTDDDCVPSVSSPYHRRCVSVDIIAKVPANYSSSTPSPKTTDSAKGTDNPGGLTRTQIDTAAPFESVKAAVSKFGGIVDWKAHRVHTVERRKFIEQELDKAQEEMPSYKQQCQAANEAKIQVLKKLESTKRLIEELKLNLERAQTEEQQAKQDSELAKLRVEEMEQGIADEASFAAKAQLEVAKARHAAAVSELKSVKDELEQLRRDYDLLIAEKEAAERKAEEALFASKQVEKSVESLTIELITLKQSLDSAHSAHLEAEEHRIGAVMAKEQDSLNWEVELKQAEEELEKLNRQMITTKELKSKLAEAKRLLQDLKAELAAYMESKSEETGNGDPLKEPVTKTRADIETAINAAKKELSDVKLKIEKATKEVNILKVASASLKSQLENESVELQAIQEREGTASAAAASLEAELNRVKSEIGIMQTKEQEEREKLVELPMQLQKAAQEAEQAKELARTAGEELKRARDEAEEAKAEVSTREGKLRAVQKEIEAAKAAERLALAAISALQESESAQRNVEEDSANGITLSLEEYYELSKRAHEAEEQANARVAAAMSQIEAAKESELKSLSKLEEVSRDMSRRKDALEVALQKAEQATERKLGVEQELRKWRADHEYKRKNAESLGPPPINTGRSSKDGKESKNHDHHQKSPKGTTTKGGDSTADGKAKKKKKSFFPRIFMFLGRKKSSHSSKGE; this is encoded by the exons ATGGAGGGAGCTATAAATTCCGACGATGACGATTCCCCGTATGCTTCTGTCGACGACAACGCGTCAACTACTAATGTTTCATCACCTGGAAGTAGAACTTCACCACTAGCGGCAGATGAGGAGAACAGGCCAGCTGCTATTTTCTCAAGTTCGGAAGGTAGAGCTGCTTTTGCACGGGCAGTCGCGTCTCTAGAAGACGAGAACAAATCAGATGTTGCTGCTGCTTCCGGTTCCGAAGATAGAGCTTCTCCTGCAGTAGCAGCCGCGTCTTTAGAAGATGAGAATACGAACATATCAGGTGTCGGAGATAGAGCTTCTCCTGCACCGGCAGTAGAAGATGAGAAAACGGACGCATCATCTGCCGCTGTTCCAAGTCGTGAAGATGGAGCTTATCCTGCATTGGCGGTCAAGTCTTTAGAAGACGAGAACACGCCACCTGCTGCCGTTTCACCCACTGAAGACAGAGCTTCGCCAGCTCCGCTTAAGTCTTTGGAAGATGATCACAACacagctgctgctgctgctgctgaagaTAAAGCCTCTCCTGTAGAagaccagaagagatcaagtgATGTTGTTTCAACGGCTGAAGACACTGCTCCTTCTACGCATTCGAACGAATCAGATCCAACGGCTAAAGGTAAAGCTTCCCCTGCAGTGGCACTAATGTCCTCCGAAGATGAGAACAAATCAGCTACTGCGGTTTCGGTTTCAACAGCCGAACAGAGTAGTAATTCTCAATCAGAAGCACCCAAGTCAGCCGACGTTTCGCCTTCTGCTGAAAAAGATGCTCCACCGCAGAACTTGGGCGCGCCTATAGACAGCATACTCATGGTACCGGAAGATGGAGATCCTCCCGGAGGGGGAGGGGCTAACCATTATAGTTACGCAACTTATGGAGAATCCAAGTCCTCGAGCGCGTTGGAAGTGAAAACGAGTAGAAACGACGTTTCCAATGGACATACACTTGGAGATGACAAGGCAGAAGGCAAGATAGTTGCGCGACCAACAACAGATGATGACTGCGTGCCTTCGGTTTCATCTCCGTACCACAGAAGATGTGTTAGTGTTGATATCATTGCCAAAGTTCCTGCTAATTATAGTAGCAGTACTCCAAGTCCAAAAACCACTGATTCTGCCAAAGGGACTGACAATCCCGGCGGCTTAACCAGAACACAAATCGACACAGCAGCACCCTTCGAGTCTGTCAAGGCCGCCGTTTCAAAGTTTGGGGGGATTGTCGACTGGAAGGCCCACCGCGTGCATACTGTCGAG AGACGGAAGTTCATAGAGCAAGAGCTCGACAAAGCGCAGGAGGAAATGCCGTCGTATAAGCAACAATGTCAGGCGGCCAACGAGGCGAAAATCCAAGTCCTGAAGAAGCTAGAAAGCACTAAAAGACTAATAGAAGAACTAAAGCTTAATCTTGAAAGAGCACAAACAGAAGAGCAACAAGCAAAACAGGATTCCGAACTTGCGAAGCTGAGGGTGGAAGAGATGGAGCAAGGGATCGCTGATGAGGCTAGCTTTGCTGCCAAGGCGCAGCTTGAGGTCGCCAAGGCACGACACGCAGCTGCAGTTTCGGAGCTCAAATCTGTTAAAGACGAACTCGAGCAACTCAGACGAGATTATGACTTGCTGATAGCTGAGAAAGAAGCAGCTGAGAGAAAAGCCGAAGAAGCTCTCTTTGCATCTAAACAAGTTGAGAAGTCAGTGGAGAGCTTGACAATCGAACTTATTACTCTGAAACAATCGTTGGATTCTGCACATTCCGCACATTTGGAGGCGGAGGAGCATAGAATCGGAGCGGTTATGGCTAAAGAGCAAGACAGTCTTAACTGGGAGGTGGAGCTAAAACAGGCTGAGGAAGAGCTCGAGAAACTAAACCGGCAAATGATCACAACGAAAGAATTGAAATCGAAGCTGGCTGAAGCGAAGAGGTTGCTGCAGGATTTGAAGGCTGAATTGGCTGCTTATATGGAATCCAAATCGGAGGAAACCGGTAACGGGGATCCACTGAAAGAGCCCGTGACAAAAACTCGCGCGGACATTGAGACCGCCATCAATGCAGCGAAGAAGGAGCTATCAGACGTAAAGCTCAAAATAGAGAAAGCAACCAAGGAAGTGAACATCTTGAAGGTGGCCTCGGCGTCGTTGAAATCGCAGCTGGAGAATGAAAGCGTGGAGCTTCAGGCCATCCAAGAGAGGGAAGGGACGGCGTCGGCTGCAGCTGCATCCCTCGAAGCAGAGCTGAATAGGGTGAAGTCAGAAATTGGCATCATGCAGACGAAGGAgcaagaggagagagagaaactgGTTGAGCTTCCCATGCAACTACAGAAGGCAGCTCAAGAGGCGGAACAGGCAAAGGAGCTTGCACGAACAGCCGGCGAGGAGCTCAAGAGAGCAAGAGACGAAGCAGAGGAGGCCAAGGCGGAGGTAAGCACGAGGGAAGGTAAACTACGCGCAGTTCAGAAAGAAATCGAAGCTGCAAAGGCGGCCGAGAGGCTGGCACTGGCAGCTATAAGTGCATTGCAGGAGAGCGAGTCTGCTCAAAGGAACGTCGAAGAGGATTCAGCAAACGGAATCACACTATCTTTAGAAGAGTACTACGAGCTCAGCAAGAGGGCTCACGAGGCCGAGGAGCAAGCAAACGCGAGGGTGGCCGCAGCTATGTCTCAGATCGAGGCGGCCAAGGAGTCGGAGCTCAAGAGCTTGAGTAAACTCGAGGAAGTGAGCCGCGATATGTCAAGGAGAAAGGATGCGCTCGAGGTTGCCTTGCAGAAGGCCGAGCAAGCCACGGAGAGGAAACTCGGTGTTGAACAAGAACTCAGAAAGTGGAGAGCTGATCACGAGTACAAACGGAAGAATGCTGAATCCCTTGGTCCACCACCTATAAATACTGGTAGAAGTTCAAAAGATGGGAAAGAATCTAAGAATCATGACCACCATCAAAAGTCTCCCAAAGGCACTACCACCAAAGGCGGAGACTCCACTGCAGACGGGAAAgctaagaagaagaagaaatcatTCTTCCCAAGAATCTTCATGTTCCTTGGAAGAAAGAAATCATCGCATTCGTCCAAGGGAGAGTAG